Proteins encoded in a region of the Tachyglossus aculeatus isolate mTacAcu1 chromosome 11, mTacAcu1.pri, whole genome shotgun sequence genome:
- the WDR88 gene encoding WD repeat-containing protein 88, protein MERAGPPSGGRWERRPGAPGPGDPGGPGDPGDPASVRDASRQRPPAAGAAGTGAARLPPAHRGKADRIPFKILKGHKHVVSSCHFCFEDKKILSSSFDQTVKLWDAATGVNIHDFEEKHTAPISECSVSADSRRVVTASYDKTIKAWDVETGKMLWSLSHENIILSCKISPDGKYVVSGLDVGNAICVTDAESGINITYVRDHHKRPVTGCCFDPDSQRVASVSSDRTIKVWDIAARTTLLTIQEAHSNIISDCCFTFSGHFLCTASWDKTLKIWDVKIGEFRHRGACMSLLQGHEGSISCCLFSKDASLLVSGAYDKNVAVWDVAGGYRKLILKGHEDWVMDVAISSNRKWILSASKDSTMRLWDIEKADKIPEVIENKLAKGITIAQCEDCKKPFSLLQSNGSFKVETKCVFCRLASPSRQDLPSPPEVN, encoded by the exons ATGGAGCGGGCGGGCCCGCCGAGCGGCGGCCGTTGGGAGCGGCGGCCCGGAGCGCCGGGACCCGGGGATCCCGGGGGCCCCGGGGACCCCGGGGACCCCGCGTCGGTGCGGGACGCCTCCCGGCAGCGGcccccggcggcgggggcggcgggaacGGGGGCGGcccgcctccccccagcccaccgCGGAAAGGCGGACAGG ATCCCCTTTAAAATTTTAAAAGGACACAAACATGTTGTGAGCTCCTGCCATTTCTGCTTTGAAGATAAAAAAATTCTCTCTAGCTCCTTCGATCAAACTGTGAAACTGTGG GATGCTGCTACAGGTGTTAATATTCATGATTTTGAAGAAAAACATACAGCGCCTATTTCAGAGTGCAGTGTGTCAGCAGATAGCAGAAG gGTCGTTACGGCATCCTACGACAAAACAATAAAGGCTTGGGATGTGGAAACTGGAAAAATGTTG TGGTCCCTCAGCCATGAAAACATTATACTTTCATGTAAAATTTCTCCTGATGGCAAATATGTGGTATCCGGTTTGGATGTAGGAAATGCAATCTGTGTCACTGATGCCGAAAGTGGTATAAATATCACATATGTCAGAG ATCATCATAAAAGGCCAGTGACTGGATGTTGTTTCGATCCTGACAGTCAGCGGGTGGCTTCAGTCTCATCTGATAGAACGATAAAGGTTTGGGATATAGCAGCACGAACGACACTTCTCACAATTCAGGA AGCGCATTCCAACATCATCTCAGATTGCTGTTTTACCTTCAGTGGACATTTTTTGTGCACAGCATCTTGGGACAAAACCTTAAAAATATGGGATGTCAAAATAGGGGAATTTCGCCATCGTGGAGCTTGTATGAGCTTGCTGCAGGGTCATGAAGGTTCAATTAGTTGCTGCCTTTTTTCCAAAGATG CTTCTCTTCTGGTGTCTGGAGCATATGACAAAAATGTTGCTGTCTGGGATGTAGCAGGAGGATATAGGAAGCTAATTTTAAAG GGACATGAAGACTGGGTGATGGATGTTGCAATTAGCAGCAACAGGAAATGGATTCTCTCTGCTTCGAAG GATTCTACAATGAGGTTGTGGGATATTGAAAAAGCTGATAAGATTCCAGAAGTAATAGAAAATAAATTAGCTAAGGGTATCACAATAGCTCAG TGTGAAGACTGTAAAAAGCCTTTTTCACTCCTACAAAGCAATGGCAGTTTTAAAGTGGAAACGAAATGTGTATTCTGTCGACTGGCCTCTCCTTCAAGACAGGATTTGCCATCACCACCTGAAGTAAATTGA